In the Bos taurus isolate L1 Dominette 01449 registration number 42190680 breed Hereford chromosome 21, ARS-UCD2.0, whole genome shotgun sequence genome, one interval contains:
- the LOC523057 gene encoding myeloid-associated differentiation marker-like has protein sequence MSNSGAALYLADLDTTCRFLRLPQLFSTCMSFSLVADMGIHRGYVGNWFMSIWCFCCAVTLIVLTVELRRFPSEFPFFWYLSNTYACYAALLCLSASIIYSLTYVQFLPYGPHRDQAIAVTAFSCIASVFYAMEVVKMWERCKIYKTSCYVLTVPGLLKVLETFMAGIIFAFISNTSLYLHQPALEWCVAVYSICFIPAALAILLNLEQWEYKLPGPFPLFQLVLSLLSVLLYISALVLWLLYQFNEEFGGHPQRSSDEDCKDKLAYDMCAWDQRLAVAILTAANLLVYVTELGYWARQFSVETKALPRVS, from the coding sequence ATGTCCAACTCAGGAGCAGCTCTATACCTGGCCGACTTGGACACCACGTGCCGGTTCCTCCGCCTGCCACAGCTTTTTTCCACCTGCATGTCCTTCTCTCTGGTGGCCGACATGGGCATTCACAGGGGGTACGTAGGTAACTGGTTTATGTCCATCTGGTGCTTCTGTTGTGCGGTGACCCTCATTGTCCTCACAGTTGAGTTACGTAGGTTCCCATCCGAGTTTCCTTTCTTCTGGTACTTATCTAACACCTACGCCTGCTATGCTGCCCTCCTCTGTCTCTCAGCCTCCATCATCTACTCCCTCACCTACGTCCAGTTCCTGCCTTATGGTCCTCACCGGGACCAGGCCATCGCTGTTACTGCGTTCTCCTGCATTGCGTCTGTGTTTTATGCCATGGAAGTAGTCAAAATGTGGGAGCGCTGCAAGATCTACAAGACCTCCTGCTATGTGCTCACCGTGCCAGGCCTGCTGAAGGTGCTGGAGACCTTCATGGCCGGCATCATCTTCGCCTTCATCAGCAACACCTCCCTGTACCTGCACCAGCCGGCCCTGGAGTGGTGTGTGGCCGTGTACTCCATCTGCTTCATCCCAGCAGCCCTGGCCATCCTGCTGAACCTGGAACAATGGGAATACAAGCTGCCTGGGCCCTTCCCCctcttccagcttgtgctcagcCTGCTCTCCGTCCTCCTCTATATCAGTGCTCTGGTCCTCTGGCTGCTCTACCAGTTCAACGAGGAGTTCGGCGGGCATCCTCAGCGGTCTAGTGATGAAGACTGCAAGGACAAGCTCGCCTACGACATGTGCGCCTGGGACCAGCGCCTGGCTGTGGCCATCCTGACAGCTGCCAACCTGCTGGTTTATGTGACCGAACTGGGGTACTGGGCCCGCCAGTTTTCTGTGGAGACTAAGGCTCTGCCCAGGGTCTCCTGA
- the LOC515149 gene encoding myeloid-associated differentiation marker, with protein sequence MGYFLRLLQLLSTCVAFSLVAGVSTLQVAAGNWSIFVWCFCFIMTLIILIVELCGLQPRLHLSWDGFLITSASCATFLCLSGSIVFATACIQLLPHSPFGDHAIAVTAFSSLASVAYATEVVWTCARSGEFSCSVLTLPGLLHRLEIFVACIIFAFISSPHLYVHQPALEWCVAVYCICFLLSAVTLLLNWYNWDNRLPVPVPLVHLGLTLLSTLLYASAVVLWPLYQFNREFGGQPQRSSDVSCRDKLSSYVCTWDQRLAVAVLTAVNLLIYVVDLVDLARRCFYQLLRLCTRPPGSLLLSVEASSPSSVILSCPLPGSLSPFSHPFPFILLFPVPFPPSSLSPFCLVSLLIILFCLFLVLFHLFYIFCFLSLFCSSLVFSSPVS encoded by the coding sequence ATGGGCTACTTTCTCCGCCTGCTGCAGCTGCTCTCCACCTGTGTGGCCTTCTCCCTGGTGGCTGGTGTGAGCACTTTGCAGGTGGCTGCAGGTAACTGGTCCATATTTGTCTGGTGCTTCTGCTTCATCATGACCCTCATCATCCTCATAGTCGAGTTGTGTGGGCTTCAGCCTCGCCTCCACCTCTCCTGGGATGGCTTTCTCATCACCAGCGCCTCCTGTGCCACCTTCTTATGTCTCTCAGGCTCCATCGTCTTTGCCACTGCCTGTATCCAGTTGCTGCCTCACAGCCCCTTCGGTGACCACGCCATTGCGGTCACTGCCTTTTCCAGCCTTGCATCTGTGGCTTATGCCACTGAAGTGGTCTGGACCTGCGCCCGGTCTGGAGAGTTCTCCTGCTCTGTGCTCACCTTGCCAGGCCTGCTTCACAGGCTGGAGATTTTCGTGGCCTGCATCATCTTTGCCTTCATCAGCAGCCCCCATCTGTATGTGCACCAGCCGGCCCTGGAGTGGTGCGTGGCCGTGTATTGCATCTGCTTCCTCCTGTCAGCCGTGACCCTCCTGCTGAACTGGTACAACTGGGACAACAGGCTGCCCGTCCCCGTCCCCCTTGTGCATTTGGGGCTGACTCTGCTCTCCACCCTCCTCTATGCCTCCGCTGTGGTCCTCTGGCCGCTCTACCAGTTCAACAGGGAGTTCGGCGGGCAGCCCCAGAGGTCCAGCGACGTGAGCTGCCGTGATAAGCTCAGCTCCTACGTGTGCACCTGGGACCAGCGACTGGCTGTGGCCGTCCTGACTGCCGTCAATCTGCTGATTTATGTCGTGGACCTGGTGGACTTGGCCCGCCGCTGTTTTTATCAGCTTCTGAGGCTCTGCACCAGGCCCCCTGGTTCCCTCTTATTGTCAGTGGAGGCATCTTCACCAAGCTCAGTCATCCTCTCATGTCCTCTTCCtggctccctctctcccttctcacATCCTTTCCCATTCATCTTGCTCTTTCCtgttcccttccctccttcttctctgtctcccttctGTCTCGTGTCCTTGCTCATAATTCTGTTTTGCCTCTTTCTTGTGTTGTTCcatcttttctacattttctgctttttgtcccttttctgttcttccttggttttctcatctcctGTGTCCTGA